A genomic segment from Armatimonadota bacterium encodes:
- a CDS encoding MGMT family protein, which translates to MKFEPLYRIVRRIPVGRVVGYGQLGELSDPPFSPRAVGRAMAYCPDDVPWWRVLGGNGLILTYRRDPVLGALQIARLKDEGVPVDELRRVDMDRFQWLPTDNELRDD; encoded by the coding sequence ATGAAGTTTGAACCCCTCTATCGTATTGTGCGAAGGATTCCCGTTGGCCGCGTTGTCGGCTATGGTCAGTTAGGCGAGTTGTCCGATCCGCCGTTCTCCCCAAGAGCCGTTGGGCGGGCTATGGCTTATTGTCCCGACGATGTGCCTTGGTGGCGCGTTTTGGGCGGTAATGGCCTCATTCTCACCTATCGACGAGACCCTGTGCTGGGCGCGTTGCAGATCGCTCGCCTGAAGGACGAAGGCGTCCCGGTCGACGAACTGAGGCGCGTCGACATGGATCGCTTTCAGTGGTTGCCGACCGACAATGAACTTCGTGACGATTGA
- a CDS encoding prepilin-type N-terminal cleavage/methylation domain-containing protein: MKRIKAFTLIELLVVIAIIAILAAILFPVFAQARDKARQTACLSNSKQMGISTMMYLQDWDELFPNAMGLHVPGAPANPWQFAMLIPHDWSNTEGSHTGAFRGLASQVTWMNTLQPYVKNWGVMDCPSSPHRQRAGWPLSDYTSPRRPPGATNMTYNGILHDFPQARVARPANLPLFFEGRGKAQEIGFIISNPTIRCDPSDARPCRYFSCTYGASGTPYPTSAMFLKLASAWIHAGGMIFVHADGHAAWRRLGATLAPNPTDHRVDPSTNYDFTGNSTHYWWDGCNAWLFRPDYEFN; the protein is encoded by the coding sequence ATGAAGCGCATCAAGGCGTTCACACTGATCGAGCTGCTGGTCGTCATCGCAATTATCGCGATATTGGCCGCAATTCTATTCCCCGTCTTTGCCCAAGCGCGCGACAAAGCGCGGCAGACTGCCTGCCTCAGCAACAGCAAGCAGATGGGTATTTCGACTATGATGTATTTGCAGGATTGGGACGAGCTCTTTCCCAATGCGATGGGCCTTCACGTACCTGGCGCGCCTGCCAATCCATGGCAGTTCGCCATGCTGATCCCGCACGATTGGTCGAACACGGAAGGGTCGCACACCGGCGCTTTTCGCGGCCTTGCGTCCCAAGTTACTTGGATGAACACCCTTCAGCCCTACGTCAAGAACTGGGGCGTGATGGATTGCCCGTCGTCCCCGCATCGTCAGCGTGCCGGCTGGCCGCTAAGCGATTACACCAGCCCGCGCAGACCGCCCGGCGCCACCAACATGACTTACAACGGAATCTTGCACGACTTTCCGCAAGCCCGAGTGGCCAGGCCGGCAAACCTGCCGCTCTTCTTTGAGGGTCGAGGCAAAGCGCAGGAGATCGGGTTCATCATTTCTAATCCGACCATTCGATGCGATCCCTCAGACGCTCGACCGTGCCGGTACTTTAGCTGCACGTACGGCGCCAGTGGAACGCCCTACCCGACTTCGGCCATGTTCCTCAAACTGGCTAGCGCCTGGATCCACGCGGGCGGAATGATCTTTGTCCATGCGGACGGTCATGCAGCATGGCGACGGCTGGGCGCAACCCTTGCTCCCAATCCGACCGACCATCGCGTCGACCCGAGCACCAACTACGACTTTACGGGCAACTCCACTCACTACTGGTGGGACGGATGCAATGCCTGGCTGTTCCGACCCGACTACGAGTTTAACTGA